Proteins from a genomic interval of Piscinibacter sp. HJYY11:
- a CDS encoding alpha/beta hydrolase — protein MRVPFVLSLRVLVPALLLTACGGGGASSSAGESEPVVSGETRPQDARSFTVAALDSTAVYPDYQPGSGGVPSFTAVPGFEGSSRWGGELNGAAYRIEVPSNWNGELVMYTHGYHGTGAVLTVETPSIRHHLLQLGYAWAASSYSRNYYDVRAGIEDTNALALAFNSIAAAKGRALATPSKIFIIGHSMGGHIAAAAVEAETVAQARHRVVYAGAVPMCGVTGDMALWDTFAAMQIGAQAVAGFASRPLPNPNWSSISPQVNAALWSSFPSPATPTASATPTVLGEHYVSILKHLTGGERPLFRLGLAAPGSSLALAFGVFGDDGTIGGILNKWGTDTTRFSYTVEGNPAVSAAISGRVQRVSAEPQANARRSDGLRWMPRVNGEVQAPVVAIHTLGDLTVPFSMMQIYRQRADAKGNGDRLVTRAIRGIHHCDFTVAEQNEAFDAMVQWVRTGVKPSGDDVVTPSVVAAPHFGCTFSRAPVAGVDADSTIALRGLVTASGATCP, from the coding sequence ATGAGAGTGCCTTTCGTTCTTTCACTCCGCGTGCTGGTGCCCGCGCTGCTTCTCACCGCGTGCGGTGGGGGCGGTGCGAGCTCCAGCGCCGGGGAATCGGAACCTGTCGTCTCCGGCGAAACGCGGCCGCAGGACGCGCGCAGCTTCACCGTCGCGGCACTGGATTCGACGGCTGTCTATCCGGACTACCAGCCCGGCTCGGGCGGGGTGCCCAGCTTCACGGCCGTGCCTGGCTTCGAGGGCAGCAGTCGCTGGGGCGGAGAACTGAACGGTGCTGCCTATCGCATCGAAGTGCCGTCGAACTGGAACGGCGAACTGGTGATGTACACGCACGGCTACCACGGCACGGGGGCGGTGTTGACGGTCGAGACCCCCTCGATCCGGCATCACCTGCTGCAACTGGGCTATGCCTGGGCCGCGTCCAGCTACAGCAGGAACTACTACGACGTGCGGGCCGGCATCGAGGACACCAATGCCCTGGCCCTGGCGTTCAACAGCATCGCCGCCGCGAAGGGGCGCGCGCTGGCCACGCCGTCGAAGATCTTCATCATCGGCCATTCGATGGGCGGACACATCGCGGCCGCCGCCGTCGAAGCGGAGACGGTGGCGCAGGCCAGGCATCGGGTCGTGTACGCCGGCGCCGTGCCGATGTGCGGAGTGACCGGGGACATGGCGCTGTGGGACACCTTTGCGGCAATGCAGATCGGTGCTCAGGCGGTTGCCGGGTTCGCGAGCCGCCCCCTGCCAAACCCGAACTGGTCGTCGATCTCGCCCCAGGTCAATGCAGCCCTCTGGTCGAGCTTTCCGTCGCCGGCCACGCCGACCGCGTCCGCCACACCGACGGTGCTGGGTGAGCACTATGTGTCCATCCTCAAGCACCTGACGGGTGGCGAGCGCCCGTTGTTTCGCCTGGGACTGGCCGCTCCGGGCAGCTCGCTGGCTCTGGCATTCGGCGTCTTCGGCGACGACGGCACGATCGGCGGCATCCTCAACAAGTGGGGAACCGACACGACGCGCTTCTCGTACACCGTCGAGGGCAACCCGGCAGTGAGCGCCGCCATCAGCGGGCGGGTGCAGCGGGTCAGCGCCGAGCCGCAGGCGAATGCGCGCCGCAGCGACGGATTGCGCTGGATGCCCAGGGTGAACGGCGAGGTGCAAGCGCCGGTCGTGGCCATCCACACGCTGGGCGACCTGACGGTGCCGTTCAGCATGATGCAGATCTACCGCCAGCGCGCCGACGCGAAAGGGAACGGCGATCGCCTCGTCACCCGCGCCATTCGCGGCATCCACCATTGCGATTTCACGGTGGCCGAACAGAACGAAGCGTTCGACGCCATGGTCCAGTGGGTGAGGACCGGCGTGAAACCATCGGGCGACGACGTCGTCACGCCTTCGGTGGTGGCAGCGCCGCACTTCGGTTGCACGTTCTCGCGTGCGCCCGTGGCTGGCGTCGATGCAGATTCAACCATCGCCTTGAGAGGCCTGGTGACCGCATCGGGCGCCACGTGCCCTTGA
- a CDS encoding alpha/beta hydrolase, protein MNLSAFLRLGVLPAAVLLTACGGDDGSAAETDPVVSGETRPHDTRTFTIAALDSTAVYPDYAAGPGGQHSFTAVTGFEGSSRWAGELNGSAYRIEVPANWNGELVMYTHGYRGTGSAVRVDNPSIRRHLLQQGYAWAASSYSKNYYDVRAGIEDTNALALAFNSIATAKGRTLATPTKIFIIGHSMGGHIAAAAVEAETVAQARNRVAYAGAVPMCGVTGDLALFDTFAAMQITAQAVAGFASSPLANPGWSSVAPQVNAALWSSMPSPASPTAPFTPTALGENYVSILKHLTGGERPLFRLGLTMPGSSFGSSYGVFGGNGTVTGILNKWATDTTRFTYTIDGNATASAAINASAQRVRAEPLSNARRPDGLRWVPKVNGEVRVPVVAIHTLGDLFVPFSMMQVYRQRAEAKGRGHLLVTRAIRGISHCDFTEAEQSEAFDAMVQWERTGVRPAGDDIVTPSVVAAPNFGCTFTRAPVPGTDSAFVVGLRGQITGAGATCP, encoded by the coding sequence ATGAACCTTTCCGCCTTCTTGCGCCTTGGCGTGCTGCCGGCTGCCGTGCTTCTCACCGCGTGCGGTGGGGACGACGGCAGCGCCGCCGAAACCGATCCGGTCGTGTCCGGCGAGACGCGGCCGCACGACACGCGCACCTTCACGATCGCCGCGCTGGATTCGACCGCCGTCTATCCGGACTACGCTGCCGGCCCCGGGGGGCAACACAGCTTCACCGCGGTGACTGGGTTCGAGGGAAGCAGCCGCTGGGCCGGGGAACTGAACGGTTCCGCCTACCGCATCGAAGTGCCGGCGAACTGGAACGGCGAGCTGGTGATGTACACGCACGGCTACCGGGGCACGGGCTCCGCTGTGAGAGTCGACAACCCCTCCATCCGCCGTCACCTGCTGCAACAGGGCTATGCCTGGGCCGCGTCCAGCTACAGCAAGAACTACTACGACGTGCGCGCCGGCATCGAGGACACCAATGCCCTGGCCCTGGCGTTCAACAGCATCGCCACCGCGAAAGGGCGCACGCTGGCCACGCCGACGAAGATCTTCATCATCGGCCATTCGATGGGCGGGCACATCGCGGCCGCGGCCGTCGAAGCCGAGACCGTGGCGCAGGCCAGGAACCGGGTCGCCTACGCCGGCGCCGTGCCGATGTGCGGCGTGACCGGCGACCTGGCGTTGTTCGACACGTTCGCGGCCATGCAGATCACGGCTCAGGCGGTCGCCGGCTTCGCCAGCAGCCCGTTGGCGAATCCCGGCTGGTCGTCTGTCGCTCCCCAGGTCAACGCCGCCCTCTGGTCGAGCATGCCGTCGCCTGCCAGCCCCACCGCCCCCTTCACACCCACGGCACTGGGTGAGAACTATGTGTCCATCCTCAAGCACCTGACCGGCGGTGAGCGTCCCCTGTTCCGCCTGGGCCTGACGATGCCTGGTAGTTCCTTCGGCTCCTCCTACGGTGTCTTTGGTGGCAATGGCACGGTCACCGGCATCCTCAACAAGTGGGCGACCGACACGACGCGCTTCACTTACACCATCGATGGCAATGCGACGGCCAGCGCCGCGATCAATGCGTCGGCACAGCGGGTGAGGGCGGAACCCCTGTCCAACGCGCGCCGCCCCGACGGACTGCGGTGGGTTCCCAAGGTCAATGGCGAGGTGCGTGTGCCGGTGGTGGCCATCCACACGCTCGGCGACCTGTTCGTGCCCTTCAGCATGATGCAGGTCTACCGTCAGCGCGCCGAAGCCAAGGGCCGCGGCCACCTTCTCGTGACCCGTGCCATCCGGGGCATCAGCCATTGCGATTTCACCGAGGCAGAACAAAGCGAAGCGTTTGACGCGATGGTGCAGTGGGAGAGGACGGGGGTGAGGCCCGCGGGCGACGACATCGTCACACCTTCGGTGGTCGCCGCCCCGAACTTCGGCTGCACCTTCACGCGCGCGCCCGTTCCCGGCACGGACTCGGCCTTCGTCGTCGGACTGCGCGGTCAGATCACCGGCGCCGGCGCCACCTGTCCGTGA
- a CDS encoding tripartite tricarboxylate transporter substrate binding protein, which yields MQFRPHPRRHLMHAVACMVLALGLPVQAQTTAFPTKPVRIVVPFPPGGATDILARLLADKLAPALGKPVIVDNKAGSSGVLGTDIVAKSPADGHTLVLSLSNSLLTNQFLYARMPYEISRDLTLVYQIATGPVVLLVHPSIPANTAQELLKHVSAKKGKLSYGSWGIGSYAHLAGSHMSATQKAEMSHIPYKGEAAMIQDLLGGQLDMAYASALQAKPHIEAGKLKAIGVTGESRMATLPNVPTLREQGLTDEAYRVTGWLGIAVPSGTPPAVVRRIAAEVRAAVQLPDVRDRIAAMGFEVRDSSPEAFAAVYKKELPIWERLIKQSGATLE from the coding sequence ATGCAATTTCGCCCCCACCCACGACGCCATCTGATGCACGCCGTCGCGTGCATGGTCTTGGCCCTCGGCCTGCCCGTGCAGGCCCAAACGACCGCGTTCCCGACCAAGCCGGTGCGCATCGTCGTGCCGTTCCCGCCAGGTGGCGCGACCGACATCCTGGCACGTCTCCTGGCCGACAAGCTGGCGCCTGCGCTCGGTAAGCCGGTGATCGTCGACAACAAGGCGGGCTCTTCAGGGGTGCTCGGGACCGACATCGTGGCCAAGTCGCCCGCCGATGGCCACACCCTGGTGCTGAGCCTCAGCAACTCGCTCCTGACCAATCAGTTCCTCTACGCGAGGATGCCCTATGAGATCTCACGCGACCTGACTCTCGTCTATCAGATCGCGACCGGGCCGGTGGTGCTCCTCGTGCATCCGAGCATTCCCGCCAACACGGCGCAGGAACTCCTGAAACACGTCAGCGCGAAGAAGGGGAAGCTCTCCTACGGCTCATGGGGCATCGGCTCGTATGCGCATCTCGCCGGCTCCCACATGAGCGCCACGCAGAAGGCCGAGATGTCGCACATCCCCTACAAGGGCGAGGCGGCGATGATCCAGGATCTCCTTGGCGGACAGCTCGACATGGCGTACGCCAGCGCGCTGCAGGCCAAACCCCATATTGAAGCCGGGAAGCTCAAGGCGATCGGGGTCACCGGCGAAAGCCGCATGGCAACGCTGCCCAACGTGCCCACGCTTCGGGAGCAAGGTTTGACGGACGAGGCGTATCGCGTCACCGGGTGGCTGGGCATTGCCGTTCCATCGGGGACGCCTCCCGCGGTGGTTCGTCGCATCGCTGCTGAAGTGCGCGCGGCCGTGCAGCTGCCCGATGTGCGGGACCGGATCGCCGCCATGGGATTCGAGGTGCGGGACAGTTCACCCGAAGCCTTTGCAGCGGTCTACAAGAAGGAGCTTCCGATCTGGGAGCGCCTGATCAAGCAGTCCGGGGCCACGCTCGAATGA
- a CDS encoding LysR family transcriptional regulator, which translates to MDLSALTLLVEIIEAGNLSQAARKLNMTRANVSYHLNQLEKAAGVQLLRRTTRRVEPTEVGLRLYQHGLSIQNELLAAREMVANLGRSLHGRVRVAVPSGYGQMVMADWLIEFKRLYPGIVLHVHFQHRLDDLLSDEVDVAIRVLNEPPQALVAREMGAVRYIACASQDYASRHGLPKTLQELRSAPLITPIVYGRETRMSAYRGGERHEIVLEPTLISENYPFMRQAILAGLGVGFVPQYVVQDAVERGEVLTALDDYRLSIFGSQLYLLYTPHRHQTRAMRAFIDFVLERARAGASTREPSEETSLPSSSLAP; encoded by the coding sequence ATGGACCTCAGCGCACTGACCTTGCTGGTCGAAATCATCGAAGCGGGCAACCTGAGCCAGGCCGCCCGCAAGCTGAACATGACGCGCGCAAACGTCAGCTACCACCTGAACCAGCTGGAGAAGGCGGCGGGGGTGCAGCTGCTGCGACGGACCACGCGTCGCGTCGAACCGACCGAGGTCGGGCTGCGTCTCTACCAGCACGGCCTGTCGATCCAGAACGAACTGCTCGCGGCCCGCGAGATGGTGGCCAATCTCGGGCGCAGCCTGCATGGCCGAGTGCGTGTGGCCGTGCCCAGCGGCTACGGCCAGATGGTGATGGCCGACTGGCTGATCGAATTCAAGCGGCTCTACCCCGGCATCGTCCTTCACGTTCACTTCCAGCACAGGCTGGACGACCTGTTGAGCGACGAGGTCGACGTCGCGATCCGCGTGCTGAACGAGCCGCCTCAGGCGCTGGTCGCCCGCGAGATGGGTGCAGTGCGATACATCGCGTGCGCCTCGCAGGACTACGCATCGCGTCATGGCCTGCCGAAGACGCTGCAGGAATTGCGATCGGCACCGCTGATAACGCCCATCGTCTACGGACGCGAGACGCGCATGTCCGCGTATCGCGGCGGCGAGCGGCACGAGATCGTGCTGGAACCGACGCTGATCTCCGAGAACTATCCGTTCATGCGACAGGCCATCCTCGCAGGCCTCGGCGTCGGCTTCGTGCCGCAGTACGTGGTGCAGGACGCCGTGGAACGCGGCGAGGTGCTCACCGCGCTCGACGACTACCGGCTGAGCATCTTCGGCAGCCAGCTGTACCTGCTGTACACGCCGCACCGCCACCAGACACGCGCGATGCGCGCCTTCATCGATTTCGTCCTGGAGCGGGCCAGGGCCGGCGCATCAACGCGCGAACCGTCTGAAGAAACCTCCCTGCCATCCTCCAGCCTCGCTCCTTAG
- a CDS encoding relaxase/mobilization nuclease domain-containing protein: MRGDPRIDGLLVQWGDRLFYPGNRSRESSAPRLTGQALRSRANHFRERIAATVVRRAPQVMVKVTGGGRGMRAIAAHFRYISKNGRLEVEDEQGHKLRGKEAVKLMVEDWQWGGSHIQEAGSRREAFNIILSMPNGTDPSIVQRAAREFAQGEFEDHKYVMVLHDHQANPHVHLSVRAESVHGRRLNPRKADLARWRETFAEKLRGWGIEAEASRRGVRGPTTSPAPLWRLKAAAEGRLRRLSSDRPTQAPMPAHVLEAWHELARALSGSSSEADRRLGARLQQARDKARGPETREVGPRPVGGR, from the coding sequence ATGAGAGGAGACCCCCGCATCGATGGTCTGCTCGTCCAGTGGGGCGACCGGCTGTTCTATCCCGGCAATCGCAGCCGCGAAAGCTCAGCGCCTCGTCTGACCGGTCAGGCACTCCGCTCGCGTGCGAACCACTTTCGTGAGCGCATCGCCGCGACCGTCGTGCGCCGAGCGCCCCAGGTCATGGTCAAGGTGACCGGAGGAGGGCGGGGCATGCGGGCCATCGCGGCGCACTTCCGCTACATCAGCAAGAACGGTCGGTTGGAAGTAGAGGACGAGCAGGGCCACAAGCTTCGCGGGAAGGAGGCCGTGAAACTCATGGTGGAGGACTGGCAGTGGGGTGGCAGCCACATCCAGGAGGCGGGGAGCCGACGCGAGGCCTTCAACATCATCCTGTCGATGCCGAACGGAACGGACCCGTCGATCGTTCAGCGAGCCGCGCGTGAGTTCGCACAGGGCGAGTTCGAGGATCACAAGTACGTGATGGTGCTGCATGACCACCAGGCCAATCCCCACGTGCACCTGAGCGTCCGTGCGGAGTCGGTCCACGGCAGGCGCTTGAATCCGCGCAAGGCCGATCTGGCGCGATGGCGGGAAACCTTCGCGGAGAAGCTGCGGGGATGGGGGATCGAGGCCGAGGCGTCGCGGCGGGGCGTGCGAGGGCCGACGACATCGCCGGCTCCGCTTTGGCGCCTCAAGGCGGCGGCAGAAGGGAGGCTGCGCCGCCTCTCGAGCGACAGGCCGACTCAGGCGCCCATGCCGGCTCACGTGCTCGAGGCGTGGCACGAACTGGCTCGGGCGCTGTCGGGGTCATCGTCTGAAGCCGATCGCCGCCTCGGAGCCCGTCTTCAGCAAGCGCGTGACAAGGCGCGTGGGCCTGAGACGCGCGAGGTCGGCCCCAGACCGGTGGGTGGCCGGTGA